A genomic window from Brevibacillus agri includes:
- a CDS encoding YhcN/YlaJ family sporulation lipoprotein, with translation MRKNEPSYFTGLFLIAATLVGCASSNAGPDTGAQTQSSSHPATPMTRSSIGHDFNAYTQGINAQNYLKGYTSNGFNQDLAEQLTKAADDVPGVDRATVVVSGQDAVIGIRVRDNLGEPQAKVIEQQVHSACRAVSPTLQMQVSSDQAVFDRVRAINAQIYEEATNRSNQVLHEGTSVEQKITNTSTEFTRLLHDMRTTIQQPLR, from the coding sequence ATGAGGAAAAACGAGCCAAGCTATTTCACAGGTTTGTTCTTGATCGCAGCAACGCTTGTCGGGTGCGCGTCTTCCAACGCAGGGCCTGACACGGGCGCACAGACGCAAAGCAGTTCGCATCCAGCGACACCGATGACTCGCTCAAGCATCGGACACGATTTTAACGCCTATACGCAAGGAATCAACGCCCAGAACTACCTCAAAGGGTACACCTCAAACGGCTTCAATCAAGACCTGGCAGAGCAGCTTACAAAAGCGGCCGATGATGTCCCGGGCGTCGATCGCGCTACTGTCGTCGTAAGCGGCCAGGACGCCGTGATCGGCATTCGCGTGCGCGACAACCTTGGCGAGCCGCAGGCAAAAGTGATCGAGCAGCAAGTCCACTCTGCTTGTCGGGCTGTGTCGCCTACCTTGCAAATGCAAGTCTCGTCCGACCAAGCCGTCTTTGACCGCGTGCGTGCGATCAACGCGCAAATTTACGAGGAAGCGACGAACCGCAGCAACCAGGTTTTGCACGAGGGCACCTCGGTAGAACAAAAAATAACGAACACCTCGACCGAATTTACCAGACTTCTGCACGACATGCGCACGACGATCCAGCAGCCGTTGCGGTGA
- the typA gene encoding translational GTPase TypA, which produces MKRLDIRNIAIIAHVDHGKTTLVDKLLIQSGTFRSNQQVEERMMDSNDLERERGITILAKTTSVKYKEFTINILDTPGHADFGGEVERIMSMVDGVLLIVDAFEGCMPQTRFVLKKALEAKVTPIVVVNKVDRDNARPQEVINEVYDLFIDLDATEDQLEFPIVYASGLQGIAGMEPDKLEGDLRPLFDTIVEHMPAPDADENAPLQMQVTMLDYNDFLGRIGIGRIYRGTMNVNEMVSVTTRNGEVKKARIQKLFGFSGLQRVEQKTARAGDIVAIAGIDDINVGETVCHVDHPDALPLLKIDEPTLQMTFLVNNSPFAGREGKHVTSRKLRDRLMAELETDVSLRVEETDSPDAFIVSGRGELHLSILVENMRREGFELGVSKPEVIVRMIDGQKMEPAEFLVIDVPEEYTGAVMETLGQRKAEMVNMVNNGFGQVRLEFIIPSRGLIGYRTEFLTITRGYGILNHSFDSYRPLVQGAVGGRHAGVLISHETGTATTYGLMSVEDRGIMFITPGTEVYEGMIVGEHNRDNDLTVNVCKEKHATNVRSATKDETVKMKTPRLLTLEEALEYLNDDELCEVTPQSVRLRKKYLNKSDRERYEKQKRWEAQPQA; this is translated from the coding sequence ATGAAGCGTCTTGACATACGCAACATTGCCATTATTGCCCACGTTGACCATGGAAAAACAACGTTGGTCGACAAGCTTTTGATCCAATCGGGCACATTCCGCAGCAACCAGCAGGTAGAGGAGAGAATGATGGACTCCAACGACCTGGAGCGGGAACGCGGGATTACGATCCTGGCGAAAACAACGTCCGTGAAATACAAAGAGTTCACCATCAACATTTTGGATACGCCAGGCCACGCCGACTTCGGTGGCGAGGTAGAGCGGATCATGAGCATGGTGGACGGCGTCCTTTTGATTGTTGACGCATTTGAAGGCTGTATGCCACAAACCCGTTTCGTATTGAAAAAAGCGCTCGAAGCAAAAGTTACCCCGATCGTTGTCGTGAACAAGGTAGACCGCGACAATGCACGTCCTCAAGAAGTCATCAACGAAGTGTACGACCTGTTTATCGATCTCGATGCGACGGAAGATCAACTGGAATTCCCGATCGTCTACGCTTCCGGCCTGCAAGGTATCGCCGGAATGGAGCCGGATAAACTGGAAGGCGACCTTCGTCCACTTTTCGACACCATTGTTGAGCACATGCCCGCACCTGATGCCGATGAAAACGCACCACTCCAAATGCAAGTAACCATGCTGGATTATAACGACTTTTTGGGTCGTATCGGGATTGGCCGCATTTATCGCGGAACCATGAATGTAAATGAAATGGTATCGGTCACCACGCGCAACGGCGAAGTGAAAAAAGCGCGGATTCAAAAGCTGTTCGGCTTCTCCGGCTTGCAGCGCGTGGAACAAAAAACGGCGAGAGCAGGGGACATCGTCGCGATCGCAGGGATTGACGATATCAACGTAGGCGAAACCGTTTGCCACGTCGACCACCCGGATGCGCTGCCTCTGTTGAAAATCGACGAGCCGACATTGCAAATGACGTTTTTGGTGAACAACAGCCCGTTTGCAGGCCGCGAAGGGAAACACGTTACTTCCCGCAAGCTGCGCGATCGCCTGATGGCCGAGCTGGAGACAGATGTATCTCTTCGTGTGGAAGAAACAGATTCTCCAGATGCGTTCATTGTATCTGGACGCGGGGAATTGCATCTGTCCATCCTTGTGGAAAACATGCGCCGCGAAGGCTTCGAGCTGGGCGTGTCCAAGCCGGAAGTCATCGTGCGAATGATCGACGGACAAAAAATGGAGCCGGCTGAGTTTCTCGTGATCGACGTGCCGGAAGAATACACCGGGGCTGTCATGGAGACGCTGGGCCAACGCAAGGCCGAGATGGTCAACATGGTCAACAACGGCTTCGGCCAGGTCCGTCTGGAGTTCATCATTCCGTCCCGCGGACTGATCGGCTACCGCACGGAGTTTTTGACGATCACACGCGGCTACGGCATCCTCAACCATTCCTTTGACAGCTATCGTCCGCTTGTCCAGGGCGCTGTGGGTGGACGTCACGCAGGCGTGCTCATTTCCCACGAGACCGGAACCGCAACCACGTACGGCCTGATGTCTGTCGAGGATCGCGGCATCATGTTCATCACGCCGGGTACGGAAGTCTATGAAGGCATGATCGTGGGCGAACACAACCGCGACAACGACTTGACCGTCAACGTGTGCAAAGAGAAGCACGCGACCAACGTCCGCTCCGCAACGAAGGACGAGACGGTGAAAATGAAGACCCCTCGCCTGCTGACGCTGGAAGAGGCTCTGGAGTATTTGAACGACGACGAGCTGTGCGAAGTTACGCCACAATCCGTCCGTTTGCGCAAAAAGTATTTGAACAAATCGGATCGCGAGCGCTACGAAAAGCAAAAGCGCTGGGAAGCACAACCGCAAGCGTAA
- the speD gene encoding adenosylmethionine decarboxylase gives MEYSTFGRHVAVDTWGVQFDLLNDAEFLKKEMIEAAEACGATVLSVQAKQFSPQGATVLVLLSESHLSIHTYPERGFAALDCYTCGETVDPQVAIDYLVSVLKPEKTYAKKLVRGTGELQVVEPEIKVAEVVSK, from the coding sequence ATGGAATACTCGACTTTCGGAAGACACGTTGCTGTTGACACATGGGGAGTTCAGTTTGACTTGTTGAACGACGCAGAATTTTTGAAAAAGGAAATGATTGAAGCTGCTGAGGCATGCGGAGCTACGGTGCTGAGCGTGCAAGCGAAGCAGTTCTCTCCTCAGGGTGCTACCGTGCTGGTTCTTCTCTCGGAAAGCCACCTGTCCATTCATACTTATCCTGAGCGCGGTTTTGCCGCTCTGGATTGCTACACTTGTGGCGAGACAGTCGATCCGCAAGTTGCCATCGACTACTTGGTATCCGTGCTGAAGCCGGAGAAAACCTACGCGAAGAAACTCGTTCGCGGAACAGGTGAACTGCAAGTGGTTGAGCCAGAAATCAAAGTGGCTGAAGTTGTGAGTAAGTAA
- a CDS encoding glutathione peroxidase, with the protein MSLYDISVKTISGEEQTLAEYKGRVLLIVNTASQCGLTPQYKGLQELYTRYADKGFAVLGFPCNQFAAQEPGSEEEIAAFCDRHYGVTFPLFAKIDVNGPTAHPLYQHLKANAPEGQGEEIEWNFAKFLVDKEGRIVKRIGARVQPEDVAADIERLL; encoded by the coding sequence ATGAGCCTGTACGATATTTCCGTCAAGACGATTTCCGGCGAAGAACAGACGCTGGCCGAGTACAAAGGACGCGTTTTGCTGATCGTCAATACCGCCAGCCAGTGCGGACTAACCCCGCAGTACAAAGGCTTGCAGGAGCTGTACACGCGCTATGCGGACAAAGGATTCGCCGTTCTCGGCTTTCCGTGCAACCAGTTTGCCGCTCAAGAGCCTGGCAGCGAGGAAGAGATCGCGGCATTTTGTGATCGCCACTACGGCGTAACGTTCCCGCTGTTTGCCAAAATCGATGTGAACGGTCCAACTGCCCATCCTTTGTACCAGCACCTGAAAGCCAACGCTCCCGAAGGCCAGGGTGAAGAGATCGAATGGAACTTCGCCAAGTTTCTCGTAGACAAGGAAGGCCGTATCGTCAAGCGCATCGGTGCCCGCGTGCAGCCGGAAGACGTGGCCGCTGACATCGAACGCTTGCTGTAA
- a CDS encoding aminotransferase class I/II-fold pyridoxal phosphate-dependent enzyme produces MRQMKTPLFSGLLEHANRNPIQFHIPGHKKGMGMHPAFREFIGENALSIDLINIAPLDDLHHPKAMIKEAQELAAEAFGADHTFFSVQGTSGAIMAMIMATCSPGDKIIVPRNVHKSVMSAIIFAGAVPIFIHPAMDERLGISHGITVKSVQKALEAHPDAAALLVINPTYFGIAGDLREIVRTAHNYEIPVLVDEAHGVHIHFHEDLPISAMQAGADMAATSVHKLGGSLTQTSILNVREGLVDVDRVKTVLSMLTTTSTSYIFLASLDMARQHLALNGKMLADQAMKLANKARDLINDIPRIYCVGKEILGKPATFAMDPTKLLIHVRDLGITGWEVENWLRDKYNIEVEMSDLYNILCFVTAGDTEESIHALVNALRELSVEFAHVQAEEKPTISLPNIPVLSTTPRDAFYAETETIPLVEAAGRVTTEFIMVYPPGIPIFLPGEVITEENIAYIQENIRVGLPVQGPEDESLKTIKVIKRQTAISG; encoded by the coding sequence GTGAGACAAATGAAAACTCCTTTGTTCAGCGGGTTGTTGGAGCACGCCAACCGGAACCCGATTCAATTTCACATTCCGGGCCATAAGAAAGGTATGGGCATGCATCCGGCATTTCGCGAGTTCATCGGGGAGAATGCTCTCTCGATAGACCTCATTAACATTGCGCCACTGGATGACTTGCACCATCCGAAGGCGATGATTAAAGAAGCGCAGGAATTGGCAGCCGAAGCGTTCGGCGCTGACCATACATTTTTCTCCGTCCAAGGAACAAGCGGCGCGATTATGGCGATGATTATGGCGACGTGCAGCCCTGGCGACAAAATCATCGTGCCGAGAAACGTGCATAAATCTGTCATGTCGGCGATTATTTTCGCCGGAGCGGTACCGATTTTCATTCATCCGGCGATGGACGAGCGTCTGGGCATCTCCCACGGGATTACAGTGAAATCCGTGCAAAAAGCATTGGAAGCCCACCCTGACGCTGCGGCTCTGCTCGTCATCAACCCTACTTACTTCGGCATTGCCGGAGACTTGCGCGAGATCGTGCGAACCGCGCACAATTACGAAATTCCGGTCCTGGTGGACGAGGCGCATGGCGTGCACATTCACTTCCATGAGGACTTGCCGATTTCCGCCATGCAGGCCGGAGCTGACATGGCAGCGACGAGCGTACACAAGCTGGGCGGCTCGCTGACCCAGACATCCATCCTGAACGTGCGCGAGGGCCTCGTAGATGTAGATCGCGTCAAAACAGTGCTGAGCATGCTCACGACGACGTCGACCTCTTACATTTTCCTGGCTTCGCTCGATATGGCCCGCCAACATCTGGCGCTCAACGGCAAGATGCTGGCCGACCAGGCGATGAAGCTGGCGAACAAGGCCCGCGACCTCATCAACGACATCCCGCGCATTTACTGCGTAGGCAAAGAAATACTCGGAAAGCCGGCGACTTTTGCCATGGACCCGACCAAGCTTTTGATCCACGTCCGCGATCTGGGCATTACCGGCTGGGAAGTGGAAAACTGGCTGCGCGACAAGTACAACATCGAAGTGGAAATGAGCGACCTGTACAACATTCTCTGTTTTGTCACGGCAGGGGACACCGAAGAATCCATTCACGCGCTCGTCAACGCGCTGCGCGAGCTGTCCGTGGAGTTTGCCCACGTGCAGGCAGAAGAAAAGCCGACCATTTCCTTGCCGAACATTCCGGTGCTGTCCACGACGCCGCGCGATGCTTTTTATGCAGAGACGGAAACCATCCCGCTCGTGGAAGCCGCAGGCCGCGTCACTACGGAGTTCATCATGGTGTATCCGCCAGGGATTCCGATTTTCCTGCCAGGCGAGGTCATCACTGAGGAGAACATCGCGTACATCCAGGAAAACATCCGCGTCGGACTGCCCGTCCAAGGTCCAGAGGATGAGTCGTTAAAAACGATCAAAGTCATCAAAAGACAAACCGCGATTTCGGGGTAA
- a CDS encoding DUF4446 family protein: protein MEPFLSQIPNVAILLLAIIALTLILLLVVILQSVRISRMRKSINRLMTGTGGANLEEGLHRLLDQVDEVKKLQGDQQFTLNRLSQRIAAQCGRVAIIRYNAFGDVGSDLSFSLAILDDAENGVVITSIFGREESRVYAKPIEAGASAYHLSEEEQAAIKKAMTANSGL, encoded by the coding sequence TTGGAACCATTCCTATCCCAAATACCCAATGTCGCGATTTTGCTTCTGGCGATCATCGCGCTGACGCTGATTTTGCTCCTCGTCGTCATCCTGCAATCGGTTCGCATCAGCCGCATGCGCAAGTCGATCAACAGGCTGATGACAGGTACCGGAGGAGCCAACCTGGAGGAAGGCTTGCACAGGCTGCTGGATCAGGTAGATGAAGTCAAAAAACTGCAAGGCGATCAGCAGTTTACGCTCAATCGTCTATCACAGCGTATAGCAGCCCAGTGTGGCAGGGTAGCCATCATTCGCTACAACGCCTTCGGGGATGTCGGCAGCGATCTGAGCTTTTCCTTGGCGATTTTAGATGACGCCGAAAACGGTGTGGTGATTACCAGTATTTTCGGGCGGGAAGAGTCGCGCGTGTACGCCAAGCCGATTGAAGCGGGAGCATCCGCCTACCACTTGTCCGAAGAAGAACAGGCTGCCATCAAAAAGGCAATGACGGCAAATTCCGGCCTCTGA
- a CDS encoding NAD(P)H-dependent flavin oxidoreductase, which translates to MKTKVTELLQIKYPVVQGGLAYLAYAELAAAVSNAGGLGQVTAMSLSSAEALREEIRKVRELTDKPFGVNFAIGQYNRPYEEALEVAIEEKVAAISVTGGNPEPLLRRLDGHPIKKLVLVASVRQAQKAEAIGADAVMAVGQEGGGHLGRDDIGTFVLIPRVVDSVRIPVLASGGIGDGRGILAALALGAEGVEMGTRFIATKECVHAHEAYKEALLKGTEQDTAVIKRTLGAPARVVRTPGSDRILQMEKEGAGYEELKSFISGENNRTFIYEGDREHGFGWAGQVIGLISDIPSVQELFERMFREAESGVQRLNAIRG; encoded by the coding sequence ATGAAAACAAAAGTAACCGAGCTGTTGCAAATCAAATATCCGGTGGTGCAGGGCGGATTGGCCTATCTAGCATACGCAGAACTGGCCGCCGCTGTGTCAAACGCAGGCGGACTCGGACAAGTCACGGCGATGTCGCTTTCGTCGGCAGAAGCGCTGCGCGAAGAAATTCGCAAGGTGCGCGAGCTGACAGACAAGCCGTTTGGCGTCAATTTCGCGATTGGGCAATACAATCGGCCGTATGAAGAAGCATTGGAGGTCGCCATCGAAGAGAAAGTAGCCGCCATCTCTGTGACCGGAGGCAATCCTGAGCCGCTCCTGCGCCGACTCGACGGCCATCCGATCAAAAAGCTGGTGCTGGTCGCGTCCGTGCGGCAAGCGCAAAAAGCGGAGGCGATCGGGGCAGACGCCGTCATGGCTGTCGGCCAGGAAGGCGGAGGCCATCTGGGCCGGGACGACATCGGGACGTTTGTGCTCATTCCGCGCGTTGTGGACTCCGTCCGCATTCCGGTGCTGGCCAGCGGCGGGATTGGCGATGGACGCGGAATCCTCGCTGCGCTCGCGCTCGGCGCGGAAGGCGTGGAGATGGGCACCCGGTTCATCGCGACCAAGGAGTGCGTCCACGCCCACGAAGCGTACAAGGAAGCTTTGCTGAAAGGAACCGAACAAGATACGGCTGTCATCAAAAGAACGCTGGGAGCGCCGGCGAGGGTTGTGCGCACGCCAGGCTCTGACCGCATTTTGCAAATGGAAAAAGAAGGCGCCGGCTATGAAGAGCTGAAAAGCTTCATCAGCGGCGAAAATAATCGCACCTTCATCTACGAAGGCGACCGTGAGCACGGCTTTGGCTGGGCAGGCCAGGTCATCGGCCTGATTTCGGACATCCCTTCCGTTCAGGAACTGTTCGAGCGGATGTTCCGGGAGGCGGAAAGCGGCGTTCAGCGGCTGAATGCCATTCGCGGCTAA
- a CDS encoding GapA-binding peptide SR1P: MGTIVCQTCGTIIEHFESNSVKTLYGVCHCECRPEQRQEKE, translated from the coding sequence ATGGGAACTATCGTATGTCAGACTTGCGGGACCATCATCGAGCATTTTGAAAGCAACTCAGTGAAAACGCTTTATGGAGTATGCCATTGCGAGTGCAGACCGGAGCAAAGACAGGAAAAAGAATAG
- a CDS encoding dihydroorotate dehydrogenase, protein MPDWSYQTLFKPLLFLMPPKRAGSFTLAAIGTLAKLPGGTSVIELMGHMQPPAALSKTVRGLRFPTPVGLGAGLDPAAKALGALSRFGFGYIELGPVTLAPLSDPGITLRKTTNLSVTYSAPFENPGVAALENCLRRSPSVAIPLGARLGFRPGAALKEATAEREQLILRLQPYCSFFSLDYRASQRHEPWSAAQWQEHLTCLRQATERPLLFALPPGIAEKEWLSLLQIARNAGLDGIMVAGGVKSAPHDSSDSPAPLYQTGKPSREAALRSVALTRQTWPDCLLIGSGGIIEPADALAFLEAGADFVQLHSGLVYAGPGLPKRINEAILQSGAARQAVEPANKSERTEAAAEVAAAQLPPAPAARQARAIRWLPAWVWGLLLGLGMIVGGALAWLVAVSTVILPYDERFLQMSAEQLSQISPQLLSFMSHDRISLAGTMISIGIIYAQLSFHGLRHDIHWTRAVLLASGAVGFSSFFLFIGYGYFDYMHAVLALLLLPMFLLALRTPAKRHLPALPPERHNDRTWKMALWGQLLFVVIGFALTGAGLIISLIGITGVFVPSDLVFLCVSAEMLQAFNERLIPLIAHDRAGFGGALVSDGLAVLLISLWGFRRGEAWVWWTLFLAGIPGFAAGIGIHFAVGYVDFVHLLPAYVAVLFFLAGLVLAKPYLTGTVKTGD, encoded by the coding sequence ATGCCAGACTGGTCGTACCAGACGTTGTTTAAACCGCTGCTTTTTCTCATGCCGCCAAAGCGCGCAGGCAGCTTCACGCTCGCTGCCATCGGCACATTGGCGAAGCTGCCCGGTGGCACTTCCGTTATCGAGCTGATGGGGCACATGCAGCCGCCTGCCGCTTTGTCCAAAACGGTCAGGGGTTTGCGTTTTCCGACTCCAGTCGGCCTGGGAGCAGGGCTTGATCCCGCAGCAAAAGCGCTTGGAGCGCTATCCCGCTTTGGCTTTGGCTACATCGAGCTGGGGCCGGTTACGCTTGCGCCGCTGTCTGATCCAGGTATTACTTTGCGCAAGACGACGAATCTCTCCGTTACATACAGCGCCCCGTTCGAAAATCCCGGGGTCGCCGCTCTCGAAAACTGCTTGCGCCGCTCCCCCTCTGTAGCGATTCCGCTCGGCGCCAGATTGGGATTTCGCCCAGGCGCTGCACTAAAGGAAGCGACCGCTGAAAGAGAGCAACTGATTTTGCGCCTGCAGCCGTACTGCTCGTTTTTTTCGCTGGACTACCGCGCCAGCCAAAGACATGAGCCGTGGAGCGCTGCCCAGTGGCAGGAGCATTTGACCTGTCTGCGGCAGGCGACCGAGCGCCCGCTCCTGTTCGCGCTCCCGCCCGGAATAGCGGAAAAAGAGTGGCTTTCGCTGCTGCAAATCGCCCGTAACGCAGGACTGGATGGGATCATGGTTGCGGGGGGCGTGAAAAGCGCTCCACACGATTCAAGCGACTCGCCAGCGCCCCTGTACCAGACAGGCAAGCCATCCCGCGAAGCCGCCTTGCGATCGGTTGCGCTGACGAGGCAAACTTGGCCAGACTGCCTGCTGATCGGCTCCGGCGGCATCATCGAGCCTGCTGACGCTTTGGCCTTTTTGGAAGCTGGCGCCGACTTTGTGCAACTGCACAGCGGCCTTGTGTACGCCGGTCCGGGCTTGCCCAAACGAATCAATGAAGCGATTTTGCAGTCCGGCGCTGCGCGTCAGGCTGTCGAGCCAGCGAATAAGAGCGAGCGCACGGAAGCAGCAGCGGAAGTCGCAGCGGCACAACTGCCTCCTGCTCCTGCAGCGAGACAGGCACGTGCCATCCGCTGGTTACCCGCCTGGGTGTGGGGGCTTCTGCTCGGGCTCGGGATGATCGTCGGCGGAGCATTGGCCTGGCTGGTCGCTGTATCCACTGTCATCCTCCCGTACGACGAGCGTTTTTTGCAAATGTCTGCGGAGCAATTGTCACAGATCAGCCCCCAGTTGCTTTCCTTTATGTCGCATGACCGGATCAGCCTGGCGGGAACGATGATCTCGATCGGAATCATTTACGCGCAGCTTTCCTTTCACGGCTTGCGCCACGACATTCACTGGACGCGCGCTGTGCTGCTCGCCTCCGGAGCCGTCGGATTTTCCAGTTTTTTTCTGTTTATTGGCTACGGCTATTTTGACTACATGCATGCCGTACTCGCGCTCCTTCTGCTGCCCATGTTTCTGCTTGCTTTGCGCACACCAGCGAAAAGACACTTGCCTGCGCTCCCTCCCGAGCGGCACAACGACCGCACGTGGAAAATGGCTTTGTGGGGACAGCTTTTGTTTGTCGTCATCGGCTTTGCTTTGACCGGAGCTGGGCTGATTATTTCCTTGATCGGGATCACTGGCGTCTTCGTCCCGTCCGATCTGGTCTTTCTCTGCGTGTCCGCCGAGATGCTGCAAGCGTTTAACGAACGGCTGATTCCGCTGATCGCCCACGACCGGGCCGGCTTCGGCGGCGCTCTCGTCTCCGACGGCCTCGCCGTGCTGCTCATCAGCCTCTGGGGCTTTCGCCGCGGAGAAGCGTGGGTATGGTGGACGCTGTTTCTCGCGGGCATCCCCGGCTTCGCTGCTGGCATCGGGATTCACTTCGCGGTCGGGTACGTCGATTTTGTGCATTTGCTTCCTGCCTACGTAGCGGTCTTGTTCTTTTTGGCTGGGCTGGTGTTGGCGAAGCCTTATTTGACGGGAACAGTAAAAACAGGCGATTAG
- a CDS encoding DUF5665 domain-containing protein, with amino-acid sequence MHKIDQVLHELQEVRKMNERMDKIAMFLEDIRLADVIQNYTAPRKLLWINFLAGLARGLGLTIGTAIVLALLGSLLTQFLSIPILGDYIRELVEYVQTYKQP; translated from the coding sequence ATGCACAAAATCGACCAGGTCCTCCACGAGCTGCAGGAAGTGCGGAAAATGAACGAGCGCATGGACAAAATCGCCATGTTTTTGGAGGATATCCGGCTCGCAGACGTGATCCAAAACTACACAGCCCCGCGCAAGCTGCTCTGGATCAATTTCCTCGCAGGGCTTGCCCGGGGTCTTGGCTTGACGATTGGAACAGCGATCGTGCTGGCGCTGCTCGGCTCGCTTTTGACGCAGTTTCTCTCGATCCCTATCCTCGGCGATTACATCCGCGAGCTGGTCGAGTATGTTCAGACTTACAAGCAGCCGTAA
- a CDS encoding pyridoxamine 5'-phosphate oxidase family protein: MAETVSQTLSEELFALLQKERFVTLGTVDHETGAPSLSSLSWTLAVNSGLIRFAVDNRSRILANIAKEPQVVLHLIGAGSSFAINGRAAVKAERLEGVPLKLALVEIAIDSVRDVMFYGSRISVEPQYEKTYDKNAAAKLDNQVMTALKNA, translated from the coding sequence ATGGCTGAAACCGTATCCCAAACCTTGTCGGAAGAACTGTTCGCGCTCCTGCAAAAAGAGCGATTTGTGACGCTCGGCACCGTCGATCACGAGACAGGAGCGCCATCGCTCAGCTCCTTGTCCTGGACATTGGCGGTGAACAGCGGACTCATCCGCTTTGCCGTGGATAACCGCTCGCGCATACTCGCCAATATTGCCAAAGAGCCGCAGGTCGTCCTGCATCTGATCGGGGCAGGCTCCTCTTTTGCGATCAACGGACGCGCCGCAGTGAAAGCCGAGCGGCTGGAGGGCGTTCCGCTGAAGCTGGCGCTGGTGGAGATCGCGATTGACTCCGTCCGAGACGTCATGTTTTACGGCTCGCGCATTTCCGTAGAACCGCAATACGAAAAGACGTACGACAAAAACGCGGCTGCGAAGCTGGACAACCAGGTCATGACTGCGCTGAAAAACGCCTAG
- a CDS encoding YktB family protein, which translates to MTAFSGFRQEDFDVFAVDGLDQRMDAIKTVIRPKLEALGHHFAPILSAATGDEMFYHVAKHARRTVNPPADTWVAWANDKRGYKKHPHFQIGLWQTHLFVWYAVIYEAPAKAQISQSFSEHLDEIMTLVPDYFHWSPDHTAPDSTSQAELGKAGVKKLVDRLAQVKKAELLCGLTIDRHDPVLADPQALLGQLENTFAVLSKLYTIGR; encoded by the coding sequence ATGACTGCGTTTTCCGGCTTTCGCCAAGAAGATTTTGACGTTTTTGCCGTTGATGGACTCGACCAGCGGATGGACGCAATCAAGACCGTGATTCGCCCCAAGCTTGAAGCGCTTGGCCACCATTTTGCGCCCATTTTGTCGGCCGCAACCGGCGATGAGATGTTTTACCACGTAGCCAAGCATGCCCGCCGCACCGTAAACCCGCCAGCAGATACGTGGGTCGCCTGGGCCAATGACAAACGCGGGTACAAAAAGCATCCGCATTTTCAAATCGGCCTGTGGCAAACGCATCTGTTCGTCTGGTATGCCGTCATTTACGAAGCTCCGGCCAAGGCCCAGATCAGTCAATCATTCAGCGAGCATCTCGACGAAATCATGACGCTGGTGCCCGATTATTTCCACTGGTCGCCCGATCACACCGCGCCCGACAGCACTTCCCAGGCGGAGCTGGGCAAAGCCGGTGTGAAAAAGCTGGTGGACAGGCTGGCGCAAGTGAAAAAAGCGGAGCTGCTCTGCGGCTTGACCATTGATCGTCACGATCCGGTGCTTGCTGATCCGCAGGCGCTTTTGGGACAACTCGAAAACACGTTTGCCGTTCTCAGCAAGCTGTACACAATCGGTCGTTAA
- a CDS encoding YlaH-like family protein, translating to MDWIHLASTYVPANPDQLSAYDSFRLWADHNRAWILFVQLIIVYYLGFATVIRMPILKTLLLYLLLFVGALIFAILDVQLPVKSAMLVAIVILVVVKLRIKPERK from the coding sequence ATGGACTGGATACACCTTGCTTCAACCTACGTACCGGCAAACCCGGATCAACTGAGCGCCTACGACAGCTTCCGCCTGTGGGCGGACCATAATCGGGCTTGGATTTTGTTTGTGCAATTAATTATCGTTTACTACCTGGGGTTTGCGACGGTAATTCGCATGCCGATCTTGAAAACGTTGCTTTTATACCTTCTCCTGTTCGTCGGGGCGCTGATCTTTGCGATTTTGGACGTCCAGCTTCCTGTGAAGAGCGCGATGCTGGTCGCGATTGTCATTCTGGTCGTCGTCAAGCTGAGAATCAAACCGGAGCGAAAGTGA